One segment of Candidatus Methylomirabilota bacterium DNA contains the following:
- a CDS encoding isoaspartyl peptidase/L-asparaginase family protein, translating to MTSRVPALIVHGGAGADPASGREERRRGIREAVAAGWAVLLQGGGAVEAIEAAVCAMEDDPSFNAGRGSVLTTEGTVEMDASIMEGDGLKSGAVACVTAVRHPISLARRILEDGRHSFYVGEGAMARARALGIPVCDPEELITDAQRKRLESLIRGTVGAVALDRRGLIAAATSTGGTAGKLPGRVGDSPLIGCGTYAESTSGGVSCTGDGEAIIRVVLARRTIDILKLAADPMHACQVAMDVLVEEGRGGGGLICIDWKGRLGWAHSTPLMPVGFMAPGHDAPELTF from the coding sequence GTGACAAGCCGCGTGCCGGCGCTGATCGTCCACGGCGGCGCCGGCGCCGACCCCGCATCCGGCCGCGAGGAGCGGCGCCGGGGCATCCGCGAGGCCGTCGCGGCGGGCTGGGCCGTGTTGCTTCAGGGCGGAGGCGCGGTCGAAGCGATCGAGGCGGCCGTGTGCGCCATGGAGGATGATCCAAGCTTCAACGCCGGACGAGGATCGGTCCTGACCACGGAGGGTACGGTCGAGATGGACGCCTCGATCATGGAGGGTGACGGGCTCAAGAGCGGCGCGGTTGCCTGCGTCACGGCCGTGCGACATCCGATCTCGCTGGCGCGCCGCATCCTCGAGGACGGGCGCCACTCCTTCTACGTCGGCGAGGGCGCCATGGCGCGCGCGCGGGCGCTCGGCATCCCCGTCTGCGATCCGGAGGAGCTGATCACCGATGCCCAGCGCAAGCGGCTCGAGAGCCTGATACGCGGCACGGTCGGCGCCGTCGCCCTGGATCGGCGCGGCCTCATCGCCGCCGCGACGTCCACCGGAGGCACGGCGGGCAAGCTGCCGGGTCGAGTGGGCGACTCGCCCCTCATCGGTTGCGGCACGTACGCCGAAAGCACCTCGGGCGGCGTCTCGTGCACGGGCGACGGCGAGGCCATCATCCGGGTGGTACTGGCGCGACGGACGATCGACATCCTCAAGCTGGCCGCCGACCCGATGCATGCCTGCCAGGTGGCCATGGACGTGCTGGTGGAGGAAGGGCGGGGCGGCGGCGGGCTCATCTGCATCGATTGGAAGGGGCGTCTCGGCTGGGCGCACTCGACCCCGCTCATGCCGGTCGGCTTCATGGCGCCGGGCCACGACGCCCCGGAGCTCACGTTTTGA
- a CDS encoding uracil-DNA glycosylase: MIVREVTAEDNGKLAALTRRIVRCRLCPRLVRHREAAAADPPRRYRGQTYWARPLPAFGDPHARVLIVGLAPAAHGGNRTGRMFTGDRSGDWLFRALYESGFANQPESTHAGDGLALRGAYITAALRCAPPANKPLPGEMLRCQPYLLEELSLLRDVRVVVALGKIGWDAYLRARRSAGLPLPRPLPRFGHAARAAMPNGPVLLGCFHPSQQNTFTGRLTRPMLRRIFVTAKRLAGAPSPCQ, encoded by the coding sequence GTGATTGTCCGCGAAGTCACCGCCGAGGACAACGGGAAGCTCGCCGCGCTGACCCGTCGCATCGTCCGCTGCCGCCTCTGCCCGCGGCTGGTGAGGCACCGCGAAGCCGCCGCCGCCGACCCGCCGCGGCGCTATCGCGGGCAGACCTACTGGGCGCGACCGCTGCCGGCCTTCGGCGATCCTCACGCACGCGTCCTCATCGTGGGTTTGGCACCGGCCGCCCACGGCGGCAACCGCACGGGTCGCATGTTCACGGGAGACAGGAGCGGGGACTGGCTCTTTCGCGCGCTCTACGAGTCGGGCTTCGCCAATCAGCCGGAGTCGACCCACGCCGGCGACGGGCTCGCGCTCCGCGGCGCCTACATCACGGCCGCGCTCCGCTGCGCGCCGCCGGCAAACAAGCCGCTGCCCGGCGAGATGCTCCGCTGCCAACCGTACCTGCTCGAGGAGTTGTCGCTGCTGCGCGACGTGCGGGTGGTGGTCGCCCTCGGCAAGATCGGCTGGGACGCCTATCTCCGCGCGCGGCGGTCGGCGGGGCTGCCGCTGCCGCGCCCGCTGCCGCGCTTCGGCCACGCCGCCCGCGCGGCCATGCCCAACGGTCCCGTGCTCCTCGGGTGCTTCCATCCGAGCCAGCAGAACACCTTCACGGGCAGGCTTACGCGTCCGATGCTGCGGCGAATATTTGTCACCGCGAAACGCCTCGCGGGCGCCCCTTCACCCTGCCAGTGA